The sequence below is a genomic window from Aspergillus nidulans FGSC A4 chromosome V.
AGGGATGCCGGGAAGTCTAGTATTGTGAACATACGGATGCAGTTTAGGGGCAGATATGGGTATCTTACAGCCAATCTATGACTTTGTTATGAGTAAGACAGGCGATGAACTCGTCGACTATGCGGTCGACACCTAACGTCCGGCTGACGAGCTCGAGTTTCGTGTCGTCCGGGTTGTTAAAGATGAAGTGATTGAGATAGAACTTGCTCAGCTTGGCTCGCCCGATACCGCCAGTTAACTGTTCCCGTTAGTACTTTGGATGCCAACGGTGCAAGGCTCTAACTCACAGTTGGAACGTGATTAACGTACGGCTCCTGCACCATTGTTGCCATGGTCTTTTCTACAGACCGCTCCGCGAACTCATAGTACGTGTGCTcatcccagatcttctcgagATCAAAGTATGGACCACCCAGATGGGTCTTGATGAAGGTTAGCGTGCGCGTGTGAGCAATGCTAGCAGAGGAATAGTTGAAGTCTGCATGACCAGGGATAATAAACCCTGACGAGAGCGCTTCCGGGTACGAGTACACTTTGAGCGTGTCCGAGGATTCCGTTCCCGGCTTTGATGAATCCAAGTGGGCTACAGCTGGGATATCCCGGGTCACCCAGAGATCAAAGAGCACAGCAGCTGCGAACTTGTCCAGAGAGATGAGGTCCTGGAGGAAGTCTCCGAACTCAGGCGCGTAATCTGCCCGAGAGCCATATACTGCACTGATTATTAGCAACATCTAGCAGAATAGACGAAACCAGTCAAACCTAGTACACCAAACTTATCCTTCTTGGTGCATTCCACCAATCCGCCCAATGCCTGCTCTGCGCTGCGGACCAGGTCAGTGAGCGCAGCTCGGCTCTTACTTGACTCGGCATCCAGCGTAATCTGAGCGACCGCAAAACTCTCCTCCGCCCACTTCTGCAGCGGCTCCGGGTCAAGGCTCTGATTGTCTGCCTGGCATTGCGTGTGCGCGGCAGCCCTGACGAGGAGTAAACCTGGGCCGCGGCCGCATCGCGATAGTGGGGGTTG
It includes:
- a CDS encoding uncharacterized protein (transcript_id=CADANIAT00003717), which codes for MTSGSTPLPNAPTVEVAPGVLLQPPLSRCGRGPGLLLVRAAAHTQCQADNQSLDPEPLQKWAEESFAVAQITLDAESSKSRAALTDLVRSAEQALGGLVECTKKDKFGVLVYGSRADYAPEFGDFLQDLISLDKFAAAVLFDLWVTRDIPAVAHLDSSKPGTESSDTLKVYSYPEALSSGFIIPGHADFNYSSASIAHTRTLTFIKTHLGGPYFDLEKIWDEHTYYEFAERSVEKTMATMVQEPYVNHVPTLTGGIGRAKLSKFYLNHFIFNNPDDTKLELVSRTLGVDRIVDEFIACLTHNKVIDWLLPGIPPTGKPLRIPFTSVVNIRGDRLYHEHIAWDQATVLMQLGLLPEYLPFPYPLADGRTPAPGKRFEYRVPAAGVETANKLQNENAVPSNGMFEFGVREVDDQ